One stretch of Actinacidiphila sp. DG2A-62 DNA includes these proteins:
- a CDS encoding 30S ribosomal protein bS22, translated as MGSVIKKRRKRMAKKKHRKLLKRTRVQRRNKK; from the coding sequence GTGGGCTCTGTCATCAAGAAGCGGCGCAAGCGTATGGCCAAGAAGAAGCACCGCAAGCTTCTGAAGCGGACGCGTGTGCAGCGTCGCAACAAGAAGTAG
- a CDS encoding helix-turn-helix domain-containing protein, whose amino-acid sequence MTVTESRPLNEVVFLTVAEVAAVMRVSKMTVYRLVHSGHLPAIRVGRSFRVPEQAVHEYLRESYVGVESA is encoded by the coding sequence ATGACTGTTACTGAAAGCCGTCCTCTCAACGAGGTCGTGTTCCTCACCGTCGCCGAAGTGGCGGCGGTGATGCGCGTGTCGAAGATGACCGTGTACCGGCTGGTGCACAGCGGTCACCTGCCGGCCATTCGCGTGGGTCGCTCGTTCCGGGTTCCGGAGCAGGCCGTCCACGAGTACCTGCGCGAGTCCTACGTGGGGGTGGAATCTGCCTGA